In Phreatobacter aquaticus, a single genomic region encodes these proteins:
- a CDS encoding efflux RND transporter periplasmic adaptor subunit — MRLRARSLWTIVVVAVALAAGAFVWLMRFAPIAVAGAQTIDNVPVEVFALGTVEARIVTRVGFKVSGTLVELTADHGDRVAAGALLARIDPREQQARAAKARSGIANAEAALAVAEAVSNRASVVHAQRQQANQRRQTLLARGTVSVEQAEEAQLTEATALADTLVARSEVTAARARLEDSRAQFAFEGVVLNQHELRAPFDALVISRSRELGGVAAAGETLFTLVDPATYWILAYLDEARSGLIAEGHQVLIRLRSLPGQAFSGRVARIGLESDRVNEERRIYVVCQNCPPAYVLGEQAEVVVTAATLARATLVPETAIDELVHGRGKVWAVDDGRLVRRAIVVGHRTIDGRYEVVSGHDGVTIVTSRHPRFREGRSVTVDQVPRR; from the coding sequence ATGCGCCTGCGAGCCAGATCATTGTGGACGATCGTCGTGGTGGCGGTAGCGCTCGCGGCGGGTGCTTTCGTCTGGCTCATGCGCTTCGCTCCGATCGCCGTTGCCGGAGCGCAGACCATCGACAACGTGCCGGTCGAGGTCTTCGCGCTCGGGACCGTCGAAGCGCGGATCGTCACGCGGGTCGGCTTCAAAGTCTCCGGAACACTTGTCGAGCTGACGGCCGACCACGGTGATCGCGTTGCGGCCGGCGCGCTGCTCGCCCGCATCGATCCCCGCGAGCAGCAGGCCCGAGCGGCGAAGGCACGGTCCGGCATTGCCAATGCGGAGGCGGCCCTGGCGGTCGCGGAAGCTGTCTCCAATCGCGCCTCGGTCGTGCACGCTCAGAGGCAACAGGCGAACCAGAGGCGCCAGACCCTGCTTGCCAGAGGGACGGTCTCGGTCGAGCAGGCCGAGGAGGCCCAGCTGACAGAAGCGACCGCACTTGCCGACACGCTGGTCGCGCGGAGCGAGGTCACGGCGGCCCGGGCACGCCTGGAGGATTCCCGCGCCCAGTTCGCGTTCGAGGGCGTCGTGCTCAACCAGCATGAGCTGCGCGCACCGTTCGATGCTCTGGTCATCTCCCGATCCCGAGAGCTCGGCGGTGTCGCGGCCGCAGGTGAGACCCTGTTCACGCTGGTGGATCCGGCGACCTACTGGATCCTCGCCTATCTCGATGAGGCGCGGTCAGGCTTGATCGCCGAGGGACATCAAGTCCTGATCCGTCTTCGTTCCCTTCCCGGGCAGGCCTTCAGCGGTCGTGTCGCCCGTATCGGTCTCGAGAGTGATCGGGTTAACGAGGAGCGGCGCATCTACGTCGTCTGCCAGAACTGCCCCCCGGCCTATGTTCTGGGCGAACAGGCGGAAGTCGTGGTCACCGCGGCCACGCTCGCGCGCGCAACGCTGGTGCCGGAAACAGCCATTGACGAACTGGTGCATGGACGCGGCAAGGTCTGGGCCGTCGACGACGGACGGCTCGTCCGCCGCGCAATCGTCGTTGGTCACCGGACGATCGATGGCCGCTACGAGGTGGTCTCCGGCCACGATGGTGTCACCATCGTCACGAGCCGCCACCCGCGGTTCCGCGAAGGACGCTCCGTGACCGTCGATCAGGTGCCTCGGCGATGA
- a CDS encoding TAXI family TRAP transporter solute-binding subunit: MPDEDRGAFGRLRSMALLSRLRAYRDLFGYLALALVGLFAAGIYWYLYVAPVVLRIAVAPAGSEVAELFAAMATASERERLRIRLVVAPYTNLVETSAAIDAGDADLAIVRSDFRLPSTGQAVAIVHQNIAILLACPAVPRASVRPRAGAAAPSAPVKAIQGFADLRGRRVAVLGRGPANLALFDKLAAYHGISARDADVIALSSATEVAAATAVKPIDAIFVSPARGDRFIVDAIQALKCPGDMRPAVVPLAESAVLATRNKIFSSVDLVAGEFGANPPMPPESVATLGFPSILVSRNTLSSAKVEEFTRQLFNQRQSMVAQYPSAGRFEALPTDRGSSFALHPGAAAYYDADSKGLFEAYETLIYIVLFGASGIISAGLWLLGFLFPRKKRVLHADHNALSHLIERARQAQSTRELDEITIEADHILKALSERMLDGEVDTELKPAFDMISERLSAAIAEQRSRLAMPAGPAEPASPMAIIPPPSTVPEGKADQSG; this comes from the coding sequence ATGCCCGATGAAGACCGAGGCGCGTTTGGACGATTGCGCAGCATGGCGCTCTTGTCGCGTCTGCGCGCCTATCGCGATCTGTTTGGCTATCTGGCGTTAGCCTTGGTCGGATTGTTCGCCGCGGGAATCTATTGGTATCTCTACGTCGCGCCCGTGGTTCTTCGCATTGCTGTCGCGCCGGCCGGCAGCGAGGTGGCGGAGCTCTTCGCGGCCATGGCGACGGCTTCCGAGCGGGAGCGGCTGCGAATCCGTCTCGTCGTCGCCCCGTATACGAACCTCGTCGAGACGTCCGCCGCGATCGATGCCGGCGATGCGGATCTGGCAATCGTGCGATCGGACTTCCGGTTGCCGTCGACGGGCCAGGCGGTCGCGATCGTGCACCAGAATATAGCTATCCTGCTCGCGTGCCCGGCAGTTCCAAGGGCCAGCGTTCGCCCCAGAGCGGGAGCCGCGGCCCCGTCTGCTCCTGTGAAAGCCATCCAGGGATTTGCCGATCTGAGGGGCCGCCGCGTCGCGGTACTGGGTCGTGGACCTGCGAACCTTGCCCTGTTCGACAAGCTCGCCGCCTATCATGGCATTTCGGCGCGGGACGCGGATGTGATTGCGTTGTCCAGCGCAACCGAAGTGGCAGCGGCGACTGCCGTGAAGCCGATCGATGCCATCTTCGTCAGCCCGGCTCGCGGCGATCGCTTCATCGTCGACGCGATCCAGGCCCTGAAATGCCCAGGTGACATGAGACCCGCCGTCGTGCCGCTGGCCGAGAGCGCGGTGCTTGCAACCCGCAACAAGATCTTTTCGTCGGTGGACCTGGTCGCCGGCGAATTCGGGGCCAATCCGCCAATGCCGCCCGAATCTGTTGCGACGCTGGGCTTCCCGTCGATTCTGGTGTCCCGAAACACCCTCTCCAGTGCCAAGGTCGAGGAGTTCACCAGGCAGCTTTTCAACCAGAGACAGTCGATGGTCGCGCAATATCCATCGGCCGGCCGCTTTGAAGCCCTTCCGACCGATCGAGGGTCGTCGTTCGCCCTCCATCCCGGCGCTGCCGCCTATTACGACGCCGACAGCAAGGGCCTGTTCGAAGCCTATGAGACCTTGATCTACATTGTGCTGTTCGGTGCCAGCGGCATCATCTCCGCGGGTCTCTGGCTGCTTGGCTTTCTCTTCCCCAGGAAAAAGCGTGTTCTCCACGCCGACCATAATGCGCTCAGCCATCTGATCGAGCGCGCAAGGCAGGCGCAGAGCACGCGCGAACTCGACGAGATCACGATTGAAGCGGATCACATCCTAAAAGCTCTGTCCGAGCGGATGCTGGATGGTGAGGTCGACACGGAACTGAAGCCAGCCTTCGACATGATCAGCGAGCGGCTTTCGGCGGCTATCGCCGAGCAGCGAAGCCGTCTCGCCATGCCGGCCGGGCCTGCCGAGCCAGCATCGCCGATGGCGATCATTCCTCCACCATCGACGGTTCCGGAAGGAAAAGCCGATCAGAGCGGATAG
- a CDS encoding class II glutamine amidotransferase: MSGSTARSRTRSPRPPVWTERYDAKRDEPDVRSASDGARPNAVARQCRPCVLNKQIGGPMCELLGMSSSKPATLSLSLPRLAAHGGPPTLIRDGWGVAYYEGRDVRLIKDVGPADQSDWVRFVAAHDLRSTIVMAHIRKATMGEPAYRNAQPFARELAGRMHVFSHNGWMPEMLTSPRFRLGRFAPIGETDSEQAFCNLLERLQEVWSEPRAAPSLEARLSVVAAFASELRPLGPANFLYSDGDALFAHGDRRKQLPTQTVEPPGLVFLQRQCRFDENPSSQNGVVMASGDQMVSLVASVPLTDEQWQSFGQGDVIAFSGGRAVLRHSADEERAYPL; this comes from the coding sequence ATGTCCGGAAGTACGGCACGATCTCGAACACGATCGCCGAGGCCACCCGTCTGGACGGAACGATACGACGCAAAGCGTGACGAACCAGATGTGAGGTCGGCAAGCGATGGTGCCCGGCCGAATGCGGTTGCCCGGCAATGCAGGCCATGCGTGCTGAACAAGCAGATCGGTGGGCCAATGTGCGAACTTCTCGGAATGTCGAGCAGCAAACCCGCCACACTGAGCCTCTCGCTCCCCAGGCTCGCAGCCCATGGAGGCCCACCGACGCTTATTCGGGATGGCTGGGGAGTGGCCTATTACGAAGGTCGCGATGTCCGTCTTATCAAGGACGTCGGTCCGGCGGACCAAAGTGACTGGGTTCGCTTTGTCGCCGCCCATGACCTGCGAAGCACCATCGTCATGGCCCATATCCGGAAGGCAACGATGGGCGAGCCTGCCTACCGCAATGCTCAGCCATTCGCCCGGGAACTCGCCGGCCGCATGCACGTCTTCAGCCACAATGGCTGGATGCCCGAGATGCTGACCTCACCGAGATTTCGCCTGGGCCGGTTTGCCCCCATCGGAGAGACGGACTCGGAACAAGCCTTTTGCAATCTTCTTGAACGTCTACAGGAGGTCTGGTCCGAGCCGCGAGCCGCCCCATCACTTGAAGCCCGATTGTCAGTCGTTGCGGCCTTTGCATCTGAACTGAGGCCACTTGGGCCCGCGAACTTTCTCTACTCGGATGGCGATGCCCTGTTCGCTCACGGCGATCGTCGTAAGCAACTCCCCACGCAGACGGTCGAACCGCCGGGCCTTGTGTTCCTTCAGCGTCAGTGCCGTTTTGACGAGAACCCGTCTTCCCAGAATGGCGTCGTGATGGCGAGCGGAGATCAGATGGTTTCCCTCGTGGCCAGCGTTCCATTGACTGATGAACAATGGCAGTCGTTCGGCCAGGGCGACGTCATCGCCTTCTCGGGAGGCCGAGCCGTTCTCAGGCATTCTGCCGACGAGGAACGCGCCTATCCGCTCTGA
- a CDS encoding OsmC family protein, which yields MAGSVKLEYQVEARRIDAHGAVATTKSAEIVLDTDLAGRIDAFNPAELLLAAVAACMIKGIERVMPMIAFELRGVEVKLRGVRQDSPPKMVSIDYQLIVDTDETDQRLELLHKNVRKYGTISNTIAEATRLDGTIRRKA from the coding sequence ATGGCTGGCAGCGTGAAACTGGAATATCAAGTCGAAGCCAGGCGCATTGACGCGCATGGGGCGGTCGCCACCACGAAGTCGGCGGAGATCGTCCTCGACACGGATCTCGCCGGCCGGATCGATGCCTTCAACCCGGCAGAGCTTCTCCTCGCAGCCGTAGCCGCATGCATGATCAAGGGCATCGAGCGTGTCATGCCGATGATCGCCTTCGAGTTGCGAGGCGTCGAGGTGAAGCTGCGCGGCGTGCGGCAGGACAGTCCTCCCAAGATGGTTTCGATCGACTACCAACTGATTGTCGACACCGACGAGACGGACCAGCGCCTGGAACTCCTGCACAAGAATGTCCGGAAGTACGGCACGATCTCGAACACGATCGCCGAGGCCACCCGTCTGGACGGAACGATACGACGCAAAGCGTGA
- a CDS encoding thioredoxin family protein, translating into MKDVKVLGPGCKRCQTTEDMVKSEAARLGVPVVVEKITDYAAIAGYGIVSTPGIVIDGKVVHAGGLPKSEDLAKWLAA; encoded by the coding sequence ATGAAGGACGTTAAGGTACTCGGCCCGGGCTGCAAGCGCTGCCAGACGACCGAGGATATGGTGAAGTCGGAAGCCGCTCGGCTGGGTGTTCCGGTGGTTGTCGAGAAGATCACCGATTACGCGGCAATCGCGGGCTACGGAATCGTCTCCACACCCGGCATCGTCATCGATGGCAAGGTCGTCCATGCCGGTGGCCTGCCGAAGTCCGAGGACCTCGCGAAATGGCTGGCAGCGTGA